In Streptomyces liangshanensis, the DNA window TACGGGCGGACCCGGGTGGGCCTGCGGTCCGACCCGCGCACCGGCAGCCTGCGTCCTCGACCGCCGTGCGAGCTGTCGTGGCCGTCCGCGCCACCCACGGTGCCGCCGGTGCCGTCAGCGGCATCGGTGGCACCGTCGGCGGGCGTCATTCGGCGCTCTCCATCGATTTGCGTAGCTCGTCCCGCACTTCGGGTGTCAGTACGTGTCCGGCGCGGCCCACGAACAGTGCCATGTGGTACGCCACGACGCTCATGTCGCAGTCGGGGCCGCCGTGCACCCCGAGCAGCGAACCGTCGCTGATCACCATGACGAAGACACTGCCCTCCTCCATGGCGACCATGGTCTGCTTGACCCCGCCGCCGTCCATGAGCTTGGCGGCGCCGATCGTGAGGCTGCCGATGCCGGACACGATGGTGGCCAGATCGGCGCTGGAGCCGCGCGGGCCCTCCCGGGTCACGGTGGTGGCCGCCTCGGCGTTCTGCTCCGGGTCGGAGGAGAGGAGCAGCAGTCCGTCGGACGAGACGACGGCGACCGAACGCGCTCCTGGTACCTCCTCGACCAGATTGCTCAACAGCCAGTGCAGGTTACGGGCTTCGCTGCTCAGTCCGAATGTGCCGGTCGCAGTCAACTGCGTGCCTCCTCGACTGTCTCCCCCGTCTCTTCGGTATGTACCGCGGTCTGCTCCTCGGGCATGGTCTGCTCCGCGAGCTCGGCCTCGACGTCGCGCCGGCCGTTCTTCGCCCCCTGGTGGAAGCCGCCGAGCCTGCGGCGCAGCTCTTCCGCGTCGATGCTCCCGGTCCGCTCCTGGGGGGCGAGGGGGACTGGCGTGACGATCTTGGGGGTCCGCTTGGGCAGGCCCTTGTCGGTGAGGCGTTCCCCTCGGGCGGGGGCGGGGGATCCGTCCCCCGTTCCGGGCAGGGGCGCGCCCGGCTGCCGGGGCAGCCGCATGGTGAAGGTGTCCTGGTCGGGGGTACGTTCATGGGCGTCGGGCCCGATGGCGTACGGCCCCCCGGCGGTCTCGGGGGCGGGGTCGGACGAGGGGTCCCGTACGGCGGCGGCGGCCCGCAGGGCGGCCGCGGCGGCCTCCGCCGCGTCCACGCCACCGACCTGGCCACCCGCCGCGCTCCGCGCCTCGGCGGCGGCCCACAGGGCTTCCTCCGCGGCTGCGGCGTCCTCGGCGTTCAGCCGGTCGACGGCCGCGCTCAGGGCCTCGGCGGCGGAGACGTGCTCCTCGTCCGGGCCACCCGTCGCGGCGGCGCGCGCCTCGGCGGCGTCCACACCACCGGCGCCCCCACTCGCCGCGCTCCGCGCCGCCGCGGCGGCCCAGAGGGCCTCCTCGGCGGCAGCGGCGTCCTCGGCGTTCAGCCGGGTGACGGCCGCGCTCAGGGCGTCGGTCGGGGCGTCGGTCGCGGCGGGCACGACACCCTGACTCCGGGCTTCGGCCGCGGCCCAGAGGGCCTCCTCGTCGGCGTCCGCGTCCCGCTCGGGCTCGGCGACAACCTCGCTTCGCCCACTCCGCGCCTCGGCGGCCGCCCACAACGCTTCCTCGTCGGCGGCAGCGGCGTCCACATCGGCGGCCCGGCCCGGCCCGGAGACCTCGGCCGAGTCCGCACGGTCGGCGCGGCCCGACGCGTCGGCGTCCGCCGTGCCCCGCCCGGAACCGGTGGCCCCGCTCCGGGCTTCCGCGGCCGCCCACAGCGCTTCCTCGTCGGCGTCCACCGCCCGCGCGCCGCCACGGCGGCGCGGCAGAACGGCGTCCGCCGCACCCGCACCCGCGCCGGCATCCGCCGCGTCCCGAGCCGACCCGGCGTTCCCGCTCCGGGCCTCCGCGGCCGCCCACAGGGCTTCCTCCGCCGCCGTGGCGTCCTCGGCCTCGGCCTCGGTCCCGGCCTGCGCACGGCCGTCCGTACGGGCGTCGCCGTCGGCGCGACGGTCCGCCCCGGCGTCAGAGCCGGCGCCCGAGGCGGCGGCTTCCGCGGCCTCCGCAGCCTCCGCAGCTTCAGCGGCCTCCGCCTTCAGGATCGCCTGTTCGGCCGCCACCACCAGCGGGTCCGGCTCCGAACGACCGGGCAGCGCACGGGAGTCGGACTCCGCCTCCGGGCCGGTCGGCCGAACGGCCGACGCCTTGCCCTTCGACCGGTCCTTCGACTTCCCCTTCGTCCTGTCCTTCGCCCGCGGCCCACGCGACTCACCCTGCTCCGCCGCGACCGCCACCGCCGGGAGCAGCGCCTGCGGCAGGACGACCACCGCCGCCACACCACCCTGCTCGTGCTCGCGCAGTTCGACCCGTACCCCGTGACGCGCGGCCAGCAGCCCCGTCACGCGCAGGCCGAGCCCGTCGGCCACCTGGCCGGTGCCCGCCTCCGGTTCGGCCGTCGGGTCGGCGAGGCGGCCGTTCAGTTCGTCGAGGCGCGCCGCCGAGAGGCCGACGCCCCGGTCCTGGACGGAGAGCATCACCTCGCCGTTCTCCAACAGCCAGCCGGACAGCTCCACATCGGCTTCCGACGGCGAGAACGACGCGGCGTTCTCCAGCAGTTCGGCCACCAGGTGGCTGAGGTCGTCCGCGACGAACCCGGCCACCTGGATGTGCTGCGGCAGCTCCTGGATCGTGACCCGCTCGTACCGCTCGATCTCACTGACCGCCGCGCGCAGGACATCCACGAGCGGTACGGGCCCGGTGGGCGCGTGGGCGTGCTCGTACCCCGCGAGCAGCAGCAGGTTCTCGCTGTGCCGCCGCATGACCGTCGCCAGGTGGTCGACCTTGAAGAGCGTGGCGAGCCGGTCCGGCTCCTGCTCCCGCTCCTCCAGGCCCTCGATGACGGCGAGTTGGCGCTCGACCAGGCCGAGCGTGCGCAGCGACAGGTTGACGAAGGTGTGGTGCACGGTGTGGCGCAGCTGCTGGAGCTGGACGCCGATCTCGGCCGTGGCCTCCTGGAGTTCGGCCCGCTGCGCGACGATCTCCTCGCGGGCCGCGATCAGGTCGCCGCGCTCGCTCGCCGGCGTCCCCGCAGGGCCGGCGGGCGTCCCCGTACCGCCCGGGAGCCGCGCCGGACCCGCCGCGGCCTTCTCCGTACCGGTGGCGGAAAGCTCTCCCGTACGCGCCGAGAGGTCGAGCAGCTTGCCGTGCAGTGTGTTGAGGGACCGTACGACCTGCGCGAACTCGTCGTTGCGGCCGGTGAACCTGATCGGCTCCTCGGTCCCGGGCGCGGCGGAGATCCGGGCCGCGCCGATCCGCAGGACGGCGAGCGGCCGGGTGAGCGTACGGGCGACGGCCGTGGACACGCCGACGGCGATCAGCAGGCAGCCGCCGAGGAGCGCGACGCGCAGCTCCAGGTCGGTGACGCCGTCGTCGCGGAGCTTCTCCAGCCGGGCGACCTGGCTGGAGCCGAGGCCGGACTCGACGCCGCGCATCTGGTCGATCCGGGCGGAGAGCGCCGCGCCGACCTTCTCCTGGTCGGCCTCGCGCTCGGACGAGGACAGCTCGGGCCGGTCGGTGAGGCGGGTGAGGAAGCCGTCGGCGGCCTTGACGTCGGGGCCGGTGACGGTGGCCGCGAAGGAGTCGCGGGCCTCGGCGCCGGCGGCCTGGTCGAAGTCGGCGAGGGCGCCCAGCTCCCGTACGCGGGACTGCTGGGCGGCGGCGCTGAGGGCGTCGCGCAGCGCGTC includes these proteins:
- a CDS encoding roadblock/LC7 domain-containing protein gives rise to the protein MTATGTFGLSSEARNLHWLLSNLVEEVPGARSVAVVSSDGLLLLSSDPEQNAEAATTVTREGPRGSSADLATIVSGIGSLTIGAAKLMDGGGVKQTMVAMEEGSVFVMVISDGSLLGVHGGPDCDMSVVAYHMALFVGRAGHVLTPEVRDELRKSMESAE
- a CDS encoding nitrate- and nitrite sensing domain-containing protein, with protein sequence MRNRLVVGVAVVGVTVVAAGAPGLLLVSADLNDAQNLVTLAQLNQQAVTLSHSLADERDEVVVFIAAGREEAGGGEGDGGKKNTHEVSATRSARVDRQIDEIRTAAAASPGLLRDLATVPSLRRAALTGKGSALEAYRAYSDVIAKLQALADELADDAPAEAAAGTRAPADLGRAVEQASATRGLLLAALAVPGGQVQAPQFDPVTGLAIEPTAGSDSKKNDALRDALSAAAQQSRVRELGALADFDQAAGAEARDSFAATVTGPDVKAADGFLTRLTDRPELSSSEREADQEKVGAALSARIDQMRGVESGLGSSQVARLEKLRDDGVTDLELRVALLGGCLLIAVGVSTAVARTLTRPLAVLRIGAARISAAPGTEEPIRFTGRNDEFAQVVRSLNTLHGKLLDLSARTGELSATGTEKAAAGPARLPGGTGTPAGPAGTPASERGDLIAAREEIVAQRAELQEATAEIGVQLQQLRHTVHHTFVNLSLRTLGLVERQLAVIEGLEEREQEPDRLATLFKVDHLATVMRRHSENLLLLAGYEHAHAPTGPVPLVDVLRAAVSEIERYERVTIQELPQHIQVAGFVADDLSHLVAELLENAASFSPSEADVELSGWLLENGEVMLSVQDRGVGLSAARLDELNGRLADPTAEPEAGTGQVADGLGLRVTGLLAARHGVRVELREHEQGGVAAVVVLPQALLPAVAVAAEQGESRGPRAKDRTKGKSKDRSKGKASAVRPTGPEAESDSRALPGRSEPDPLVVAAEQAILKAEAAEAAEAAEAAEAAASGAGSDAGADRRADGDARTDGRAQAGTEAEAEDATAAEEALWAAAEARSGNAGSARDAADAGAGAGAADAVLPRRRGGARAVDADEEALWAAAEARSGATGSGRGTADADASGRADRADSAEVSGPGRAADVDAAAADEEALWAAAEARSGRSEVVAEPERDADADEEALWAAAEARSQGVVPAATDAPTDALSAAVTRLNAEDAAAAEEALWAAAAARSAASGGAGGVDAAEARAAATGGPDEEHVSAAEALSAAVDRLNAEDAAAAEEALWAAAEARSAAGGQVGGVDAAEAAAAALRAAAAVRDPSSDPAPETAGGPYAIGPDAHERTPDQDTFTMRLPRQPGAPLPGTGDGSPAPARGERLTDKGLPKRTPKIVTPVPLAPQERTGSIDAEELRRRLGGFHQGAKNGRRDVEAELAEQTMPEEQTAVHTEETGETVEEARS